In the genome of Methanococcoides burtonii DSM 6242, the window CGATATGGAGCAAGATACGCAAGGTCAGTGATTTCAAGGGAGAAAGACACTCCTGTCTTATGCAGGAGAAGGAATATCTGAAACTCGTCTCAAGGATCCCTGAGGAAGCCAGCAAACCTTATGATTTCAAGCTCATCAGGTAAGCGGTATATACGTTCAAATTCAAGAATACTGATATTATAAGCGGCAAAAAATTACAGAGGCAGCACATGAATATGAAACTTGACCCATGGGGTTCTGTGAACATCGATGATTATTCCAAACTATTCGATGAATTCGGCATAATGCCCTTTGAGGACATCTGCGCAGAACTCTCCGACCCCCACCGATACATGCGCAGAAAAATGATCTTCGGACACCGAAGTTATGATCTGATCAAAGATGCAATGAAGAACAAAGAGCCTTTCTCGGTCATGAGCGGTTTCATGCCAACGGGAGGAGGACATCTCGGACATAAAATGGTCATGGAAGAGATAATCTGGCATCAGAAGATGGGAGCAGATGCCTTTGTAGGAATTGCTGACAGAGAAGCATATTCAGTAAGAGGCATTTCATGGGATAAGTGTCGCCAGATCGGTATAGAAGATTACATTGTAAGCCTCATTGCCCTTGGATTCGAGCCAGACGGACATATTTACTTCCAGTCCGAATCCGAAAATGTGAAGGACCTTGCATTCGAACTCAGTGCAAAGGCGAACTTCTCAGAACTAAGTGCCATCTATGGATTCAGCGGAGAGACCAATGTAGCACACATGGTAAGTGCGATCACCCAAAGTGCTGATATCCTCCAGCCGCAACTTTCCGAGTACGGCGGACCTAAACCTACGGTTATTCCAGTGGGAGCTGACCAGGACCCACATATGCGTCTCACCCGTGGACTTGCACACAAAATGAACATGTTCAGGATAGAAGGACGCGAAGACAAGAACAAGAACAAGTTCTTCAGTGTACGCAGCAAAGCCGCACCCGAAGGTTCCCTTGCAGAAATAGCAGAAAGATTACCCTGGGACACCAAGCTTTTCGAAGGACACATCGATATCTACGGAGCAGATGACTATAATAAGCTCCTTGAGACGGTAAGAGAGGTCGAGATCGAGAACGGAGGTTATGCTTTTGTGCCACCTTCCTCCACCTACCATAGGTTCATGTCAGGCTTACAGGGCGGTAAAATGTCCAGCAGTGTTCCAGAAAGCCTCATTTCACTAAAAGAAGACCCGAAGCTGGCTGCAAAGAAAGTAAAACGTGCAAAGACCGGCGGAAGGGTAAGCCTGGAAGAGCAGAAAAAGCTCGGTGGTGAAGCGGATAAATGTTCAGTGTACGAACTATTGATGTTCCACCTTGTGGAAAACGATAACGAGCTGGCAGAGATATACGATGAATGTGTCTGTGGCAAGCGTATGTGTGGTACATGCAAAGCCCTTGCATCAGAGCTCATGGAAGAATTCCTGACAGACCATCAGGAAAAACGTGAGCTTGCAAAAGACAGACTTGACGATTACGGATTATAAAGAAAGGAAATGATCCCTATGACCGATTATAACCTTACAAATAATGACAAGAATGTGCTTATCGCAATGGATGAACTCTCATCCACGACTCCGGAAGAGCTTGCAGAAAAAACATCCATGAAAGTGGAAACTGCAATGCAATCCGCATTTTCTCTCTCAGAGAACGGACTAACCGAAGTGACCGATGTTGTCACCGAGATATATTCACTCACGTCCGAAGGTCGTACCTATGCTGAAGAAGGACTGCCTGAAAGACAGATAATGAACTGTCTCTCTGAGCCGACGTACATGGACGAACTTAAAGAAAAGCTATCTCCAAAAATGGTGGGTATCGCAACAGGATGGCTTCGCAGGAAAAATTGGGCGAACATCGAGAAAGGAATGGTAGTCCCTACCGGAAATTCCGATATTGGCGAAGACGAAAAAGCCATTGCAAACTTTAAGGAAGAGAAACATACCCTCGAAGAGATAGGCACTGACCAGAACACCATAAACGACCTCATCAAGCGAAAACTATTATCAAAGACCGAAGACAAATACCGTACAGTGTCCATCACCGATGAGGGTCGCCAGCTTGTCAAAACCGGCATCACCATTGAGGAAGAGATCACACAGATAACATCCCAATTATTGAAGAGCGGAGACTGGAAAGGAAAGAAGTTCAGACCTTACAACATCCAGACCCCGCCAAAACCAGTGTACGGTGCAAAGATACACCCATACCAGCGTCTGATAGATCAGATGCGCCAGATCTTCCTGGAAATGGGATTTACAGAGATAAAGGGCGATGTCGTGCAAAGTTCATTCTGGAATTTCGATGCACTGTTCCAGCCACAGGACCATCCTGCCCGTGAAATGCAGGACACGTTCCATCTGGACACAAAGTCAGAACTCCCGGAAAAATATAAAGAAGGAATACGCGACATGCATGAGCATGGAGGAGACCTGCAATCCACCGGATGGGGCGGTAAATGGAGCGAAGATATAGCAAAACGAGATGTTCTGAGAACCCACACAACTGCGGTTACCATCAAGTACCTTACAGACAATCCAAACCCGCCTGTAAAAGCATTCTGTATCGACAGAGCATACCGTCGCGAGACCATCGACCCTACTCACACACCGGAATTTGAACAGCTCGAAGGCGTTATCATGGACGAGAATATGTCCTTTGCAAACCTTCTCGGATGTCTTGAAGAATTCTACCACAGGATGGGATTCGAGGATGTCAGATTCAGACCGGGCTATTTCCCATACACCGAACCAAGTGTAGAACCTGAAGTATACATCGAAGGACTTGGCTGGGTAGAGCTTGGAGGAGCCGGAGTGTTCCGCAAAGAAGTTACCGAGCCCCTAGGCATCAAGCAGCCAGTACTGGCATGGGGTCTTGGCGTAAGCCGCGTGGCAATGTTAAAGCTGGGGCTTAAAGACCTGCGTGAACTTTATCAGGCTGACATTGACTGGTTACGCAAAAGTCAGGTATGTCAATTAAAGGATTAAGCAGACATTCCCGCTTAATCCCTATTTCTTATTTTTAACAATACCTTTGCAAAAAGGGAACTCTTCATTTCAACTGCACCTGAAGGGCACAGTTCGCGGCAGCAATAGCATAGTATACACTTTTCATCATTTATTTGCAGTTTCCCATCTTCCTGTTCAATAGCTTTTGGAGAACAATTCAGAACACAAGAACCACAAAGGGTACATGAAGAAGTATTAATAAATGGCCTTATGGTAAACAGATTCCCAAAACGGCTCACGAGGAAAGGAGGAGCACTCCCAACAAGTGTAACCCCTGGCATTGCAAACTCGACCCTCGCTTCATCAAGTGGCAAACCCACTACCTCAGGATCAGGATGACCGAATCCCCGAGCAAGGGCAGCAGTATTTGTAGGAACTGTCATGGGATCCAGACCAATCACTTTTGAAGCCACGATATCAAGAGAAACAGGATCAAAACTTGCCATCACAAGATGAGAGTTCACAGGGTGACCAAGTGCAGGGCCGTTGCCCTCCATCCCGACAACCCCATCCATTACAGCAAGATGAGGTACTTTCACAGAATAAACATCAACAAGCGCATCCGCGAACAGATCGATTTTCCCAAGTACATGTGCCTGTTTCCGAAACTTTAACGGAAGACCACCAAACATATTTTTTACAGCACCGGTATACTTTGTCAGTTCATGAGTCTTAAGCTTTGGAAGAGAGATGACCACATCTGCCTCCAGAACCGGTTTTGCATAATATATATGTGAAAGCTGTACTGAATTCACGACATCCACAGAAATATAACCTGAAGTCTCAAAGTTCAAGACCTCGGCACCTGCCCTTTGTGCAGCTTCCCTTATGCCGGATATATCAAGAGCTTCATCAGTAACACCCGGATGAGTTATACCAGCACCATCCCCAATAATAGGGACACCTCCGGCCTCAATAACAAGTTCACACATAGCCTCAACAATGGACGGATGTGTGGTGACAGCTTTTTCAGGAGGAACAGCTGCAAGGACATTTGGTTTTAGAAGGACCTTAGCACCCGGAAAAATAATAGATTCCAGACCACCTATAAGGCTTATAGCCTCTCTGACCGCGTCCTTTGCGTCTGAATAATCAGTACACCTTACAATCGATACCCGAGGTCCAGATCCCATTTTTCAATATCTCCTGTTCTGTTTAGTCTCCAGCTTCTTTCTGGTATTGACTATACCCATAATGTAAGCTGGAATGATACCCATGGCAGTACACGTCTCAAGGGAGATACCATCACAGGTAATGTCGAGGTGATGATCTGTAAGGGAGTACAATTTCTTCGGAAGACCTTTTCTGCCAAGACCAATGAGCAGAAGATAGGAACGGTTGCGCATCATACCTCCAGCAATATCTTCTGGTGTGACGGTGAACTTATCTTCAGGCATTGAGGTGGTTACCACAGCAGTTCCGAACTGGGACTGGAAACCTTTTTTTGGAAGATCGAAAATGAACAGACGGTTATTCTCATGCAATGCCTTTAGATATTTACCAGACCCGCCAATGGTTGTCTTATCCATGATATATTCCACAAGTTCCTCAGGGGTCATCTTAAAAGGAAAGTCAAAAAGACAGAGTGTCAGACCGTAAGCATAACAGATAGGTGCAGCTCTTGCAATCGCGCGATAATGAGCATCAAGCACCTTTATTTTGTCATAAGTATTTATAAGACCAAGTGTTAACACAATTTAAACCTCTTTCAGTACCATACATAGAACATATTGTTTACAGTTGTCGTATCGGCCACATTCACAACAATCCTGCCATAAACTCGTTTTTTCCGACATAGGAAGTTCCACAAAGCCCATTTTTCTGAAAAAGAGAGGAGATGTAGTCCTTACATAAAGCCGTTCATGAGACACATCTTCAATGAGCCTAGAGATCATTTTTGATCCGATCCCCAGTCCACGATAGGTGGGATGGACTGCAATGGAATGAACTTCACAACATTCCTTTACCGATACTGCAGCCACCCCAACGATCTTACCTTCCACTTCAGCGACTATGAAATCCTCTATGGGAACATCATCAATATCAAGGAAATATGTACCCATAATACCTTCGATGGAACCACCTTCAGATATTTCTGCATCCCTTATCGCCACACCGACATTTTCATTCATTTTCAGAGGACCTCATCCATACTACCACTTCTGAAACCTTCCAGATCAAGCGTCACATATGGATAGCCCATTTCTTTCAAGCAGCTAAGTATCGGCATTCTATTTTGAATGATAATAGGAATATCCACAGGCTGTACCTCGATACGGGCAATATCATCGTGTACCCTCACCCTTACAGACGAGATTCCCAGGGAGTGAATGAGATCTTCTGCAGTTTCAATTTTTCCAAGGAGATCAGAGGTCACTTCGGTGCCATAAGGAAGTCTTGAAAGAAGGCAGGAATTTGAAGGTCTATTAGCAACATCAAGTCCGAGATAGGATGCCATCTGGCGAACTTCCCTTTTACTTACATCGAAATCGACATAGGGAGTGAAGATCGAGGAGCCAGCTTCCCTCAGGGCTTCCAGCCCGGGTCGGCGACCGGTTATTTCGGAAGCATTTGTCCCTTCCATGATTACGTTCAACCCTTCCTCTGAAGCTACACCCTTTAGTTTCTTGACAAATTGCTTCTTGCAATAATAGCATCTCTGAGGATCGTTAATTCTTATACGCTCATCGGAAAGAATGTCATGGTCAAGAACAATGTGTTTTATCCCAATAACTTCTGCTGTTCTTTTTGCATATTCAAGTTCACTTTGTGGTATCATAGGTGAATAAAGGGTCACTGCAAGAGCATTGTCTCCCAATGCAGCAAACGCCAGTGCAGCAAGGGTCGAACTATCCACGCCTCCGGAAAAAGCAACAAGCACTTTTTCTTTCTTAGCTATAGCCGCTTTTATAATACCAATTTTATTGGGAAGTGTCAATTCAATTGAGGAGTCCACGATAAATCCAAAGTATCGAACAGATAAATAAGTACTGTATAATGAAAAACTGGTCAAAATCGAGAATTTATTATTAGCCTTTTGCATCAATATAGATGGAATATCTTATTATCATGATAATGGTTATATTGGTTAGTGGACAAATTGATGCATTACAATAAGAGAGAAAGGTGAAAAAGTGGATAATGAATGGGAGATAGACCTGAAATTACCAGACATACCTGCAATGGCCACACTGATGGCAACTGCAATATGTTCTGCAATAATGGGTGCTGCTGAGATCGCTTACACGATGTTGTGGATCACCTCTGCGTATGAACGACATGGAAAAAATTTCTTTATCGATCTTATCAATGCAAAAGCACTCACATGGACCGCAGAATTCGTTATTGTTGCGGGATCGTTGATGTTGCTTTCTTCAATGATGTTCCTGATAACAATGTTCTACTCACTGGTAGAACTGAATGCTGTGAGGGACCCGAGTAAGAAGATAAGGATGAACATAATATTCCTGCTTTTCATACTTGCAATGATATTGCTGATCATAGCACTCATTTCAGCATTGATCC includes:
- a CDS encoding tryptophan--tRNA ligase; this translates as MNMKLDPWGSVNIDDYSKLFDEFGIMPFEDICAELSDPHRYMRRKMIFGHRSYDLIKDAMKNKEPFSVMSGFMPTGGGHLGHKMVMEEIIWHQKMGADAFVGIADREAYSVRGISWDKCRQIGIEDYIVSLIALGFEPDGHIYFQSESENVKDLAFELSAKANFSELSAIYGFSGETNVAHMVSAITQSADILQPQLSEYGGPKPTVIPVGADQDPHMRLTRGLAHKMNMFRIEGREDKNKNKFFSVRSKAAPEGSLAEIAERLPWDTKLFEGHIDIYGADDYNKLLETVREVEIENGGYAFVPPSSTYHRFMSGLQGGKMSSSVPESLISLKEDPKLAAKKVKRAKTGGRVSLEEQKKLGGEADKCSVYELLMFHLVENDNELAEIYDECVCGKRMCGTCKALASELMEEFLTDHQEKRELAKDRLDDYGL
- a CDS encoding phenylalanine--tRNA ligase subunit alpha, with amino-acid sequence MTDYNLTNNDKNVLIAMDELSSTTPEELAEKTSMKVETAMQSAFSLSENGLTEVTDVVTEIYSLTSEGRTYAEEGLPERQIMNCLSEPTYMDELKEKLSPKMVGIATGWLRRKNWANIEKGMVVPTGNSDIGEDEKAIANFKEEKHTLEEIGTDQNTINDLIKRKLLSKTEDKYRTVSITDEGRQLVKTGITIEEEITQITSQLLKSGDWKGKKFRPYNIQTPPKPVYGAKIHPYQRLIDQMRQIFLEMGFTEIKGDVVQSSFWNFDALFQPQDHPAREMQDTFHLDTKSELPEKYKEGIRDMHEHGGDLQSTGWGGKWSEDIAKRDVLRTHTTAVTIKYLTDNPNPPVKAFCIDRAYRRETIDPTHTPEFEQLEGVIMDENMSFANLLGCLEEFYHRMGFEDVRFRPGYFPYTEPSVEPEVYIEGLGWVELGGAGVFRKEVTEPLGIKQPVLAWGLGVSRVAMLKLGLKDLRELYQADIDWLRKSQVCQLKD
- a CDS encoding DUF362 domain-containing protein, with the protein product MGSGPRVSIVRCTDYSDAKDAVREAISLIGGLESIIFPGAKVLLKPNVLAAVPPEKAVTTHPSIVEAMCELVIEAGGVPIIGDGAGITHPGVTDEALDISGIREAAQRAGAEVLNFETSGYISVDVVNSVQLSHIYYAKPVLEADVVISLPKLKTHELTKYTGAVKNMFGGLPLKFRKQAHVLGKIDLFADALVDVYSVKVPHLAVMDGVVGMEGNGPALGHPVNSHLVMASFDPVSLDIVASKVIGLDPMTVPTNTAALARGFGHPDPEVVGLPLDEARVEFAMPGVTLVGSAPPFLVSRFGNLFTIRPFINTSSCTLCGSCVLNCSPKAIEQEDGKLQINDEKCILCYCCRELCPSGAVEMKSSLFAKVLLKIRNRD
- a CDS encoding DUF531 domain-containing protein, giving the protein MLTLGLINTYDKIKVLDAHYRAIARAAPICYAYGLTLCLFDFPFKMTPEELVEYIMDKTTIGGSGKYLKALHENNRLFIFDLPKKGFQSQFGTAVVTTSMPEDKFTVTPEDIAGGMMRNRSYLLLIGLGRKGLPKKLYSLTDHHLDITCDGISLETCTAMGIIPAYIMGIVNTRKKLETKQNRRY
- a CDS encoding GNAT family N-acetyltransferase, yielding MNENVGVAIRDAEISEGGSIEGIMGTYFLDIDDVPIEDFIVAEVEGKIVGVAAVSVKECCEVHSIAVHPTYRGLGIGSKMISRLIEDVSHERLYVRTTSPLFFRKMGFVELPMSEKTSLWQDCCECGRYDNCKQYVLCMVLKEV
- the larE gene encoding ATP-dependent sacrificial sulfur transferase LarE; this translates as MDSSIELTLPNKIGIIKAAIAKKEKVLVAFSGGVDSSTLAALAFAALGDNALAVTLYSPMIPQSELEYAKRTAEVIGIKHIVLDHDILSDERIRINDPQRCYYCKKQFVKKLKGVASEEGLNVIMEGTNASEITGRRPGLEALREAGSSIFTPYVDFDVSKREVRQMASYLGLDVANRPSNSCLLSRLPYGTEVTSDLLGKIETAEDLIHSLGISSVRVRVHDDIARIEVQPVDIPIIIQNRMPILSCLKEMGYPYVTLDLEGFRSGSMDEVL